The genome window gTAACGTCTTTTCACACAAGGTCAGGTAATTAAAAGCCGATCCAAGCTCTGCCGGATGACTCATCGCACCGGGTGAGGAGTAGGAGGctggagggggggcaggggtCGGGGCAGTGCAGCTATTCACTGAAGCTTTGAGTTTTAATGCTTTGAGCTGGACAAGAAATGTTGCAGGTGTGACTAATTCAGAATTTCACGTGCTGTTGGTGTTTTCCTCTGGATTTTAGGCGGTTTACATGAGTTTTCTTTCATGTGGCTCAGGAGTCTCTTGAGAGCCTTGATAACCAAGACATGTGGTTTATTGGGCAAAAGGAGTGTAATAGATTACTCCAATTGATATTGCACTTAAGGCATAATGAAAAGATTACCAGTGACACTAAAGAATCAAACTATTTTTAATCTAAGTCCCTTTCATGAGTTTCAGTATGTTTTAACTTCCAGATCATTGTGCTAACAGTCATAATAATGCGACAAAGAGCAGACTCTCGCTaataaaaactatttaaaaattTTACTCTttactttcttgccaagagagagatgagaagatcaataccactcacgtctgtacactaaatatgTAGCGTGAGCCAGAAGCTGGCTCGCtacgtagcttagcataacagCGAGTGAAACAGCTAGTTTGGCTCTGTTTACACGGCATCAAATGAACAAGGCAGAATGTTAGTTAATGAGCTAATGGGTTGGTAGACAAATGTTTTATTACCTTtaagcagagctaaaaggctAACTGTCTCACTCTGGAAAGAGTGGAAGTCtttgtgcaaagctaagctaaccaaaccagctgctggctgtagcttcatgtttagcgttgaactgctgcttttaaatcaTGACAACACTTACAATAATTGAGTGTGCAGTCAGTGTCTGAAAACCTTCTTCTCTGTATAGGGCGGATCACTGGTCTCAGACCAGGACAGCACAGGACCCCTGTGGGTGCTGCAGGTGCAGAAACAGAGCTTTCCACAGCCGACATTTAACTTGTCGTTACAGCAAAACCACAGGTGGAACCAGTGCCATTAATGATGGCCCAGTTCCTTTAACCCAGTGAGCACCGCAGCCTGCCGGCGCTAATAAGGTTATTAGTCACACCAGCAACTGCTTTTCCTGCAGTTTAACCTCCAAATATCTGCTGTGACAGTTTATTATAGACACGGACACATTTCACCTGCCAACGCTCCCTCTCACACGCCAAAGCCAATTCTTCATGAAGAGTGTTCAcactttcacttcacttccCTTCCCGCTGCTGTAATCCAGCCATAACATCTGATAGAGCAACAATGTGATAGATTTGCTTTGAATTGGTATTTACAGAACATCTTATTCAAAGTGCTAGTTcttgggagaggaggagatgccAGCCTCACCCAGATGTCCATTTAGCGTCTGCCGCCCACCATGTCTTTCTTTGAAATGTTCACAATGACTGTGGTCCACTGCtgcttctgtcctttctttgaCGGCGGCAGTTGAACATAAAGTCAAAACCAAAGCACGTCCATTATCAAACTCAAATAAAGGCGTGCCGGTCTCTGTCTTTCAGCGGAGGATGTCGTTTCGATGGCTGACTCCACGATTACAGTCGAGGACATTGAAGGGGAGCTGTGCAAAATCGAGCGGATCAGAGACATCCTCGTACGGAGGGAATCAGAGCTGAGATACATGTAAGACACAACTCTGACACTGACATGGCATGATGGCATTAGACTCAAGAGGATAGTGCTTCTATCATGTGACGTTCCGCTGTTTGCCCGACTGCGCCCACACAACAATAAAGCTCAGCTATGGAGGCATGTGAATGCACCGAGATACTTTTTAACAGGCCCTCAGGAATAAGAGACGATGAACCGTGACTGTCAGCCACCAACACCGGGAGCAGCCGTGTGCATGATggcaaaaaaatgtgtgaaggAAACAGCAGCGCTATTTAAGGtccaccagcacacacacacacacccaacctttttcttttctttttccagatcTCAAAAGATGcccttttctcccctctctctcatcctcgCTTTTAATTATTCCGCTCTTTTTCTGTCAAGACCGTCCTCATTATTTCGACACATGCGGATGGAGGTGGGGGAAAACCGGCGCTGCATAATGTGGCCATATGATGAGCCAGAGATACAGGGAATAACGACTTTTGCTGAGGGCTTTGTTTTCAAAACGACCGGTCTGATAAGTGTTGCGCTTCGTGAGGTCATTTCCACATCATGTTGCCACTTACATCCACCTTCACCCGCATCCAGAGGGTGAAAAGTGATGCACAGGCCCGCTCCCAATAATAGATTGTTTTCCTTCTCGTCTCCACGGGCCTGCATGTGTTGACATGACTGTCAGCCGCAACACAGACAGCAACTGAAGCCCGACCACGGGACGAGATCtgggaaaacaacaaaactgtatCATacgaagaaaaaaacacttttatgtGTGAGGTCATATTTGAAAAGCTATGACCAGTTTGTCTTATTAAAGgaatacattttcagaaacatgctttcatgcatgtgttttttttgctgagagtGAGATCAGAAGATTGACACGACTCTCATGTCAGCACACTAAAGATGATGCTAGAGCTAgcagttggttagcttagcttagcttaaaatCTGGAAACAATTGGCTCTATGAATTAGTCCAGACACCTGCATAACCTGTCTCTGACAGACTTCATCCAAGTGCATTTGTACTTGTATCTCGTCCAGTTTAACATGCTTTCAGACCAAGAGATTGTCCCTTTTCGTCACTGCGAGCACACCTCCACATACTGAGGCGCACCGGCTCGCCTTTTACTTAAAAAGATAATAATTTGTCCATTTCTCCCCACAAACAcgtctgcttttgttttcttgacagtcGCCATGATGCATTGACATGACATCAGCGTAACTGCTATGCacgtgttgcattcagggaccaccCAGAAGGACATGTTGgtctactattttatgttattttcttttattgcagaAAAAAGGAATTGCTGtctagagattttttttttcttcaatttccTGGGGTCCAGATGTTCCCCACCCCTGATTATGGTTGACTGTGACATAAACAAGACTATTGCCatgcaaacatattttaaataagCACTCCTGAGTGAGTCAGCCTGAAATATATACTGCTGAAGTACACTGTAGTGAAAGCCATTTATTAAACCAGCTCAGAGGAGGTCTTTCTATCAGaatcattttcctctttttgccGTCGCTGTAATAGCAgcccacagaaaaaaaacacttgtgcGACCTGATGCTTTGAAATCCGCAGCAGAGTCAGACGGTGAAATGAGATCTGATACAGTCAGGTGTGATTCATTCACGGAGCTAATAATATTCCAGCTAATAAACTCGTGGACTTCACTCTCATCTGCAAACAACATCTGagtcctgtgtttttctgttcgATAAGCTCAAACAATTTCACGCCGAGGCTTGGATGGAAAGTCAGGAAGGAAATTACTTTGCTGATGTGACAGAAAATCCATTCTATGTTTTTAAAGCCCCTTGGAGGGGAACGTGTTCTTGAACTAAGCTGTTATGGAGGTCTGGTCGAACCGTACGTTTTTACGCCAGCATCAGCTGATATCACAGTTGTGTGTCTTCCACTCAGGATGGACGACATCCAGCTctgcaaagaaatcacacgGCTGAAGACGGAACTGCAGAAACTTGTCTCAAATCCAGGTAAGTTAAAAAGCAGCTTACTTGCTCAGCTCTTGGTGTTACTGAACAGCATAGACATACACAGGCCTGCAGGATGGGTCACATATGTTTTTTATAGTCAGTTTTTCTGACCAGCCCCTGCACCTCCATGATGAGGACTGAAGGGGATTCAAGGCGTCTTCAGAATAAGCAGTTTGTGATTATAAACCAGAaccttttaaaagaaaacttttcACGGCCAAATGACCACCTGTCGTCACCTCAAACACATCCGTACAATATAAAGTGCCTCTCAAGGCTTTGCCCCGTTCCACTTGAATCATTAGGTCTCAGATTTATACACAAGTTTTCGTCTACACGCGTTTCATCTCAGCACATATGAGGTAACCTACTGTGAGAGATGTCCAAAAAACCAGCAAAGAAACGTCGGACTGAAGCCAGGCATAAGGAAAGCATGAGCACGTGAGACACTGATCTCAGAGCTGATGGATGAGCCCCAACCTGCTGCCTGAAGAAAGCTCTTTACAAGGCGTGCATGTTTAACTGAGATGGTGAACTTGGTAAACATTAGCCCATCCATCAGGAaagtgaacatgttagcatgctgacgttagcatttagctgcgtggaactgcagcctcacagagatgACGGCATGTCTGCAGACTCTTTAGTCCAATGTTGCGTGCAGTTAATCATGAAGTTTCTGGCTATATACACAACAATCAACAAATCTAGACTGTTTTGCATTCCTGACACATAGGAGTTTATCATTTTAACACGTAGTGACGGCTGTGTTTTATGTGAGGCTTGTCATGTGACTGTTGAACAGACCAGGACAGGTCcaaggaggacagagaggaagagctgctgcagcagatcaacaagctggtggagaccagaGACTTCCTCGTGGATGATGTGGAGTTCGAAAGGCTGAGGTGAGTGACTGAAAAGGTTTTCGTTAAGGTAAATGTGTGCGCTTCTGAAGGTCTGGCTCTTCAGATGATGGTGATTTAACTTTAACTGCTCACATCCTGCAAGTGATGAAAGAACGATGCCTATTGCTGAAAAGAACTGTGACATTTATCAATCCATCATCTCAGGCTATTGATCCATAAAAGGTATTCTCTGATCCTCATAGCTCCATTCTTAGAAAGCCTCTTTGCAGTCTTTGCATCTTCTTTGCATCTTTACGCTGAATAACAATAGAAATCCCACCGTCACTCAGGTTATGTGTTTATGGTGTTAAATTAGCTCTCACCTCTGATAAGCAGGCGGCTTTTAATGCAACACGATATCTTTAGGTGACATTTTGATTAGTGTCAGACAGACTGCAGGGATGTGAGAGGCCATCTTCCTTCATtattcaatgtgtgtgtgacagtggaTTGAAATGAGGATCGTGTGTATATGCAGCACGTCCAGCAGATTCAAATCCTCTCCTGAGGATGTGTCAGTCCAGCCTGTAGCCTCGGTTTCCTTTGAATGCCGTCCAGTGACCTTTAAAGAGGTGTGAGAAATCTCAGAACCACATGCTCGGCAAATAAAGAACAAGGAAATATTCTCCTCcacagggaaagagaggaggacagagaaatgGCAGCCTTCTTACAGTCCAAGCTCCCCAAGACACTGGCTGCAAAAGGTGAGTGTGACCATGAGGCTTCCAGGTCAACAGAAACCTCTGCAAGAGGATGAGGACAGTGAGATGTGACTGCTTTTCCCCGTAGTTCAGGTGTAATTGTTGCACCAGCTCTACAGCTCAGCCAAATATGAcccaaaacacagagctgaagcaTTCTACTACAACCCTTATTATATCTTAttaaatcataataataatggtgTCTGTCCTTTAGACGATCTTATTTTTGGCATTATATTTTGTGGTAATGGCTGATACTGGGGAAGGATCAGCCAAGAGaatgagaattaaaaaaaacaaaagggacGGTAATGGAGCGAGGGCGAAAACACAAGTCAATCTCGGTCGATCATTCAACAGATGGAGAGAACTGTGGAATCTGAAAGGGCTGAAAACCAATAAACTTAACTGACCCTCTTCCTCCAAAATAAGAAATGTAACATGGGGAATGTTGCTAATGTCAGCTTTCTCAACAAGATTACTATTACCAGGCTGTTTGAAAGcgcctgcccttttccaaacagtttccatgcaTGAGTTTCCAGATGATTCTGTGTAACAAACTATCCGGTGCATCAGGTTACATCATCATATTCAGTTATTAATCTTAAGTAGCCACAAATAGATAATCACCTTATTGCTATGCATTCTGTAAACAGCATTAAAAGTAactcctgtctttctttcactcgCAAATGCACGTGCTATATCAAGATCTTTGTGACAGAAAGGGGTGGAAACACTACCACGTTTGTCCACAGGGGCCGccaaaaccaacacaaaatgaaagttcTTTGCAGCTGCTTGAAGCGAAGATGTagagcagccatgtccaaactattccataaagggccgtgtggctgcaggttttcgttccaaccaaggaggagcacaccaggctggaatcaattaatcagctgatctcagtcttcagctgataactaatgatcccttgatgttgattggttggcctggtgtgctcctccttggttggaacaaaaacctgcagccacacggccctttatggaatagtttggacatgcctgatgtaGAGGATAAGAGTGTGAACGTGCCGCGGTGAATAACAGTGAACTGTCACGTCTCAATCAGGTGCTTTGCAACAGCAGAAGGTGGCGTCCAAATCCCAGCAGACGTCAGCGCCACTCATCACTAAAACTGGACTCACGCTTCTGAAAGACTGCTGCGGCCTCACCTGCTCCATCATGTAACGCTGTCCAGGTGAAAACAGAGGATTCTacctctatgtgtgtgtgtgtgtgtgtgtgtgtgtgtgtgtgtgtgcacatgcacatgtgagCCTCCTCGGTGCATGTCTGCCCTATTAAGAAAGATTATCTGCATTAATCTTGAAACGCTCATGTGCATATAATGTAAGAGATGTGTATTCTAATATGTGCCGTTCGCTGCTGTGAAATGTTGACATGTCTTGCAGCGGGGAAGCTGACTGGCTTATAGATATAATAATGGTGTCTGTCCAATTAGTGTAATTAGATATTATTAtggctgctctgcctctctgtttatGATGTATTGGACACTGTAAGCGCAGACATCTCGGAGGGAACAAACCACACTTCTAATCTCCCTTTGCCACTTGCTGTAGTGCTGTAGCACAACtgtataataataacaacaataatgacattattattgattgtttggtctataaaatgatCCAGCTAACGGTAGCTGtacagcagaggagagatgcAGTGCACTGAGGTAACGTATTACAACAGCCTTAGATTTTCTCATggttttcagctgcagacaaaGTTGAACAGATGTGATCCAGACTCATGCAGAAGGCTCTTCTACTGCATGGATGTTGTGCGTTTTGTTGCACTTCCTCAGCAGTCCACATCTCAAACCAAAGTCTTTGTCTGAACCAGGTGTAATTAGTCTTTAGGTAACATGCCTTACACTCAGtgttttgtaaaaaaataaaataaaataaaaaaaagattttcacaTATATGGTCAAAAAAATGAAGTGTCTATAATGTTTTGTGTGACTATGACTGTAGAACTTTGTACTGCTGCTATAATAAAGTCTTTGAATGCTCTTCCTGTGCCGAGCACTTTTGTCTCAGCCAGTAGATACATGCCATCTGAAGCTACTCTTTTGTCAGTGGGACATAACTATAAAAATCATTTAATACCTTTTGCATGAAATAATCCTTTGGATTAGTGAAGATTTGTAATATTATTTTgtgatttaaacacatttataaaagaagagtgagaaatgtttgcatttcagatAAATTACCTGTTTCCGGCTGCTATCACTGCACGctggtttattgtgttttgcaCGCAAAATCTGGATCTGACGCTCCTTTCACTTGACCTgttgtcctctctgctgtggctcaggacACCCAGCGCCCCCACAGTGTTCCACTGGACTGAGTTGATAGTCGGGGGCAGACAGCTGACATCATCCTCCATAAGATGAGGAAGCACGATGATCATTTAGTGTACGTCATCAAACCCAAAATGAACTGTAGCctatgctgcacacacacatgtctcCATGCTCTTCTTCCCACTTctactcactcactcacacacacacacacacacacacacacacacacacacacacacacacacagttcaaagaCATCTCATGGTCATAAACCAGCCTGTGCTGACAGACCGTCACCATAAATGTGTAGGAGcaatgaataaagtatctaaaGCGTCTGAcctgctgcacactgcacagCATGTGTGACTGTCGCTCTGCTGTATCTGCTGTCTTGGTGGAGACACCGGCTGGTTGCCGCCACACTCTGGAGCACATGATCCCACctgaacatcatcatcagacagTCTGATGTGCTCTGTAAGGATATTCTGCCCACTCATGGGAGATTGTTAAGCCCTGTAGTGTTTGTGCAGTGTGGACATGAATTCTCACCTTTCATAGCTGCTCTTGGTCGTCACGTTCGCTGAGATGTCCTCCAGAGGTATACACTGTATTTACTGAATTACTGCTGCTCTACGAAGCTCTATAGACCAGATGTTTAGTTTGGAGGTGTAGGCCAGGGTCTCCGGACACGGATCTCCTTGATTCTGTTGTAAATTCTACAAGAATTTATCCGGAACAAGAGGATGCCAGGACTCAAATGATGGACCTGCCAGAGCATCCTGCCATGACACTGCCATGACAACAGGatgagatggtgtgtgtgtgtgtgtgtgtgtatacgtggTGGTTGAGGTTATTATTGTTCACTGTAGTGAGGAGGAAACCAGATGGTTTCACTTCCACGTAACTGCCTGCCTTCACCTCTctccaactctctctctctctctctcacacacacacacacacacacactgcagccacagatGAGTCATACAGCGAACTCGGAGATGCATTTCCTCCAATAGCAAGACGGCTGTCTGTAATTTGTCCTTTAAATGGCTCCTGGTTGAGCATTTTGTCTTGAAGAATCCACACATGAAGCTAAATAGCATGGCTTGATTTCTATGTTTCTTTCTTCAATATTCTATTCTAAGAAATAAATTCACTGTGTCcataatgctttttttttttttttttgctgcagtaaTGTGGTCTGTTTCAACCTCCTGTTCTCATGGCAGCTGATAAAGGCCGTCACAGCTGGTTGCAGATTAACAGACCTGTGTATAGCCGAGCAACACTCTCCACTGTACTTAATTTGCAGGCCCAAGAAGACTAATCAGCAGGCTACATACTGTGAATATAGACAAGTTACTGCCAGCCCACTCTAATTGGGTGCCAGTGAAAAAGCTGCTTGTTCTTGTGCACAGCGTTGGCTGAGACATTTAACAGTCCCTGGAAAGGTGATACCACGCTTCCCCAATTAAAGACTttgtgctttcttctctctttcttcctttttgcaGTGCTGACTCTAACTTCCTCTGAAAGCATTTAACAATCCCAGACGGAGCAGACAAATCAATTCATGGTATCGTACATAAGGGCTGCGTGGACCCTCCGGCAGCCTATGTTTTGTCGACTTGGCAGTTGTGTCTGACATTTACTGCAGGGAAAGTAAAGGTGAGATCTGTGTGAGTGCACATGTCAGCCACTGAgagcggagagagagaacagagagtgATAAAAGGTGGAAATGGACGAGAAAAGGAAGTGTGGGGTGAAGGCACAGAGACGGCAGAGAAGGGGAAGGGGATGCAGAGGAAGCTACCAAACCTTTGTCACACATCTGCGTTTCACACTGAGGAGCTCTGATGTGTAAAACATGACTTCACTGCCAGCCGTGGAGAGTATGTTGCATGTTTTATCATGGCTGCGGTTGCATAGATAGTTTGATTCTTCCAACTGCTGCTgacatgcagctgctgtttttatacaTCGATTTGAAACCCAAGCCTCTGCTGTCCCTCGCATGACCGGCGTGGATTTGTGTATGGATATTTTGGAGAATTAGACAGGTGCTCAGTTGTAACAGTGCGAAATGAAGGAGTGGTAACTGAGCTCCGACAGGTTTGTCCCTGAAGCTTGACGTAAATAACTCAAACccagactgaaaacatgtgaGTGGTATTAAAGTCAGATATCCAGCAGGTGTCCCTGGCTGTCTCACAACAAAGGACACCACTTTAATTTCGCCAGAAGAAATGTCTCTGACCGACAGATAGTGCTTCTGAATTGCACAGACTCAGTTTATATTTCCAGTTGATGTTTATCAGATTGCCAGTGATGATGCTATATCTGTGACATTTCAGCCTATTGGATGAATGCCACACCAACATTTCCATCTGCTTATGTGTGACATGTTGGATATGATTTTATTTATACCGCTAAAAAAATTCTGATAATCATTATGAACAGCTGTATTATTCCCAGTGAAGAATGTGCGGCTGTTGTCTCTCACAGTGGCCTCCAGACAACAATAAATATGAACGTTTCTTCTTGGtcgctttattttgaaagttttgacCGGAAGTGCCTGCGCTATCATGTTTTACTGAAGGCTTGTAGAGGTTACACTTGTTGCCACATTAGAAAACTGTCACTTTGTCAATACAGTTAATAATGCTGGTTTCTAACGATACCTACTGTCGCTGAGCACGTAATCATGTGAGCTGTTGGTattttttgccccccccccccccgcttttttttttttctctctctcttattgtccttgtgctgttatgtcctgtttcttgttgggttgcttttgtcttattgttgcttttctttgttatatactagagcacaaacact of Chelmon rostratus isolate fCheRos1 chromosome 17, fCheRos1.pri, whole genome shotgun sequence contains these proteins:
- the zgc:171844 gene encoding bMERB domain-containing protein 1, producing the protein MDKEGKSSKQYGALEKTRVDGGTEKSTEDVVSMADSTITVEDIEGELCKIERIRDILVRRESELRYMMDDIQLCKEITRLKTELQKLVSNPDQDRSKEDREEELLQQINKLVETRDFLVDDVEFERLREREEDREMAAFLQSKLPKTLAAKGALQQQKVASKSQQTSAPLITKTGLTLLKDCCGLTCSIM